Proteins co-encoded in one Papilio machaon chromosome 24, ilPapMach1.1, whole genome shotgun sequence genomic window:
- the LOC106717366 gene encoding ER membrane protein complex subunit 6, with product MSGIVKSKDIKPEPIAYSEAALRNNAAVVEYCRTSMAALSGSAAGVLGLTGLYGFAFYVFAVIILWAMFMIKAGSEWNKYYISRPSLLTNGFFGALFTYVLFWTFIYGMVHVY from the exons atgtcggGGATTGTTAAATCAAAGGATATTAAACCAGAACCGATAGCATATAGTGAAGCGGCCCTCAGAAATAATGCGGCAGTTGTCGAATATTGTAGAACATCGATGGCTGCGTTATCGGGTTCCGCCGCAG gtGTCCTTGGACTTACAGGATTGTATGGCTTTGCATTTTATGTATTTGCAGTAATAATTTTGTGGGCGATGTTTATGATTAAAGCTGGTTCAGAATGGAATAAGTACTATATATCAAGACCAAGTCTGCTGACAAATGGATTTTTTGGTgcattatttacatatgttttattctGGACCTTTATTTATGGAATGGTACATGTTTATTAG